The genomic stretch TGCTTGAGCCTTTGCTAAATTCAATTAACTTAACAATTGAATCTAAGCAGGTTTAGTAACGGCTGTTGCGGTTGTAGCCACCACCACCGCCACCGCCGCGATTACCACCGAAGGAACCACCTCTGTCTTCCTTGGGTTTAGCTTTGTTAACTTTGAGATCGCGTCCCATCCACTCAGCACCATCAAGCGCATCGATGGCTGCTGTTTCTTCAGCTTCTGAACCCATTTCCACAAAAGCAAAGCCACGTAAACGACCTGTATCACGGTCGGTAGGCAACTGAACTCGTTTTACAGAACCATATTCTGCAAAAACAGAACTCAGAGCGTCTTGTGTAACTTCATAAGAGAGGTTACCTACATAAATAGACATAGATTGTCTCCAAAATCATGAGTGTGCGGAGATTTAGATTTCGGAGAGAAGTCTGTAAACACCAAAGAAGAATACCTGTCAATGCTAAAAACAAACGCTGTCGCCGAATTAATTCTCATGTCGATGCTAGCATAGCGAGTAACTTTTGAGAGGAAGCTAAAACAAATGTAATGAAAATTTATGTGTTGTTTCGGGCGTAGGTAGACGTCTTCCTCGGCTTGTCGCAAGATATTACTTAGAAAAAGAGTAATTTTAACGGGACTTAAACTGGTAGATGAAGAATTTTTTCGTGCGCGAAGCGCGATCGCGTTGCTTATATATATCACT from Tolypothrix sp. NIES-4075 encodes the following:
- a CDS encoding RNA recognition motif domain-containing protein; amino-acid sequence: MSIYVGNLSYEVTQDALSSVFAEYGSVKRVQLPTDRDTGRLRGFAFVEMGSEAEETAAIDALDGAEWMGRDLKVNKAKPKEDRGGSFGGNRGGGGGGGYNRNSRY